The following nucleotide sequence is from Candidatus Methylomirabilota bacterium.
GGCCGGAACGGGCGCTTTTCCTTCGCGATCAGTGACGGGTTGGTGGTCACCCCGTCCACCACGCCGAGGGCGACCCCTTCCTTGATCTCGTTGACGTTCGCCGTATCGAGAAAGATCTTCATGACGTGCCTCTCCTCCTCCGCCTCGGGACCGTTCGATGCGCACGCGCGGCCCCGCCCGGACCTTCCGGAACGCGGTGGCGTCCCCGACGACCTGGCCCACCGGGTTCACGGGGCTCGCCGATCGCGCTGGCCGTGCGCGAGTCGTTGAGCCGCGCTTCCACCGACACCGCGCCCGCATCGATGCGAATCGCGCGCGGCGCCCGGTCGTTCATCTCATCACCCAGCCTAGTCTCCGCTCGGAAGCGAAGTCAAGGTCGCGGGGTCACTCCCGGGCGCGATACTCTCCCAGCGCCTCCTCCAGCGCCGCGAGGTCGGGCACGGTGGACCAGCCCTCCCCCTCCACCGACAGCGCGGCCGCGCAGGCGGCGGCCGCGGCGGCTTGCCAGGCATCGCCGTCGAGCCGGTAGGACGCCAGGAACGCGGCGGCGAAGACGTCGCCGGCGCCCGTCGAGTCCACTTCGCGGCTCGGGCGGGCGCGCACCTCGAAGCGCTCCCCGCTGACGTACAGCAGCGCGCCGGCGCGGCCGGCCGTCACCGCGGCCAGCGGCAGCCGCTGCAGCCATTCGGTCAGCGAAGACTCCTGACCCCGCACGTCCTCCGCGCTGACGAACAGCGCCAGGAGCCGGTTCAGCAGCTCCCGCGGAGGCGTCCAGGGCTGGGGCGTGACCTCGCCCGCCGGGCCCGCGGCCCGCAGCCAGCCCTGAGCCTCCACCGCCAGCGTCGCCTCGGTGAACGTCCGGGCGAAGGCTGGATCGACTTCGCCGAAGACCGGCGCCAACAGCACCAGTTCGGCATCGAGCCAGTCGGGAGGAACGTCGGCCGGGCTGATGGGGGGCGCCGAGGTCACCAGGCGCAGCCGGCGTCGGCCGGCCTCCCGGCGGTGCTCGAAGACGGTCGTGTGGGGCGCCGGGACGCTGATCACCTCAATCTGGGGCGGGATCGCGTCGAGCGGGAAATCCTCGCCGTGGCTCGTGAGAATACCTGCGGAGAGGCCGAGCCGGTCGGCGGTGACAGCAGCGAACAGCGCGGCGCCACCCGGCCGGGTGACGTCGCCGAAGCGATCGAGCGTCAGGTGCCCGACGGCGACGAAGTCGGGAGCCATCATGCCCGGAGGGGGGCTTCGCCCCCCTTCCGGATTCCTGCTCGGAAGGGGCCTCGCGGCCCCTTCCGAACCTTCCCGAAGGTTGCGCGGGCAAAGCCCGCGCTCGAATCGGCGATCGAGCCCGATGGCGCGCGGCGGGTATTGGGGCGCCGCGCGCCGGCCGCGAATCCCTCGGCTAGGTCCACTTGCGCTCGTCGGTGATCTTCTTGGCGTTCTCCGGGATGATGCCGGCGGCGACGATCTCGACGGCACCGCGCAGCTTCATCACGTCGCGGATCGCCGCCTCCAGCGCGCGCGTGACCGCTTCGGCGCTGGCGCCCCCCGCCAGCTCGACCCGGAACGTGAGCGTGTCCTGATGGCCTTCGCGCCCGACGACGACCTGATAGCGGGCGAGGCCGGACGCGCGGGCGGCCACCTCGTCGGCCTGGCGCGGGTGGATGAACATGCCGCGCACCTTCGTGACCTCGTCGGCGCGGCCGCGCCAGCCGAGCATGCGCGCGGCGGTGCGCCCGCAGGGGCACGGCGCGTCGTCGATCACGGTGAGGTCGCCGGTGCCGAAGCGGATCATCGGATAGGTGTGATTGTCGACCGTGGCCACCAGCTCGCCGATCTGGCCGTGGGGCAGCGGCTCGCCGGTCTGGGGATTGCACACCTGGACGATCGCGTCCTCGACGAGGTGCATGCCGGATTTTTCCGGGCACTCGTAGGCGACGAAGCCGAGATCGGCGGTGCCGAACCCCTGGCGCGTCAGGACGCCGTGCTCCTCCTCGACCTGGCGCCGCAGCGACTCGGGCAGCGGCTCGGCGCCCACCTGCGCGACCTGAAACGGCAGCCGGCCCACACCCATCTCCTTGGCCCGGGTCAGGACCGTCATGAGGAAGCTCGGCGTGCCGACGTAGCCCGTCGCCCGCACCGCCATGGCCACGGTCACCTGCGTGTCCGTGTTGCCCACGCCGGTCGGCACGACCGTACAGCCGATCAGGTGCAAGGCCTCGTCGAGCTCGTGCGCCGCCGGCACCAGGTGATAGAGGAAGGTGTTGATGACGACGTCGCCGGGGCGGAAGCCGCCGGCGTAGAGGCACGTCTCGCCGTGCCAGGCGCTGAGCTCCGGCCCCATCGGCTCCAGAATCGGCCCCGGGGAGACGAAGATCCGCCGGACCTTGCCGAGGGGCACCGTGCAGAAGCCACCGAAGGGCGGGTCGGCCTTCTGCAGTTCGGGCATCTCGCTCTTCTTGATCACCGGCAGCCGCGCCAGATCGTCCACGCCGCGGACGTCGGCGGGACGCAGGCCCGCCCGCTCGAGGCGACGTCGCACCCCGGGCGCCTTGTCCCCGGCGTGCTCGAGCAGGCGGGCCAGCCAGCGGGCCTGGTAGCGCTGGCGGGCCGCAGGGGACATGGTCTCCTTCTCCCGGTTCCAGTACCCGGCGCGCCGATCAACCTTGTTCACGCCGTCGCCTCCCGTTGTGATGTACGCTGCTCGAGCGCCGGCTTTGCCGGCGCAATCTCCACTGGGGAGGTTCGGAGGGGGCCGTGCGGCCCCCTCCGACCAGAAATCTCGGAGGGGGCCGTAACGTCCGCCCCCTCCGATGGAGCTCACTGGCCGACGATGCTCTGCTTCATGGACCCGAGCAGACCCAGCAGCTCCCGCTTGTCCCTCTCCGCCACCCGGTGCTTGTCGAGCGCCTTCACCAGCGCCTGCACGGTCGCGTTCCACTCGATCTCGGTGACGTTCATCCCCCGGTGGGCCGTCTTCATGTCGCGCCCGACGTACGAGCACGGACCGCCGGCGGCTTCGCAGATCTGGTCCGCCAGGTTGGACTTCAGCCGGAAGACCGCGGGCGGCGGCAGGCTCTTGAAGCGGGCGTTGATGCGGTCATCGGCGACGACGTTGGCCACGAAATCGTCCACGACGAGGGCGATCCCCTCGCGGCCGCCGAGCCGCTTGTAAAGCGACGGCTCCGACGGCGCCGTGGTCGCGCAGGCCCCCAGGCCCGCAACAAGCATCAGCAACACTAACCCCTTCACCGATCCCCGCGTCATCGCGTTCCTCGTTCGAGCGCCGGCGTTGCCGGCGCCTCCTTTGGGGAGGTTCGGAGGGGACCGCGCGGCCCCCTCCGACCAGAAATCTCGGAGGGGGCCGTAACGTCCACCCCCTCCGAGGCTAGTGCCGTTCCAACTTGTTGATACTAAATCTGTCCACGAACGACGTACACGGTGCCTTCCTAGGCGCGAATAGTTGGAACGGCACTAGCTCAGCCAGCGTTTGCGACGCTTGTAGTGCTTGACGTCGCGATAGGACTTGCGGGCCCCCACCTCCGTCAGCCCCAGGTAAAACTCCTTGATGTCGGCGTTCTCGCGGAGCGCGTCGGCCGAGCCCTCCAGGACGATCCGCCCGTTCTCCATCACGTAGCCGTGCTCGGCGATGGTCAGCGCCAGCGTCGCGTTCTGCTCCACCAGCAGCACCGTGAGCCTCTCCTCGCGATTCAGACGCTGGACGATGCCGAAGATCTCCTCCACGAGCATCGGCGCCAGTCCCAGGGACGGCTCGTCCAGCAGCATCACGCGGGGGCGCGACATCAAGGCGCGTCCGATGACCAGCATTTGCTGCTCGCCGCCCGACAGATAGCCGGCCTGGACGGCGCGCCGTTTCTGGAGCAGCGGGAAGTACTCGTAGACGCGCTCGATCTCCTCCCGCACCCGCCGGACGTCGGACACGACGTGGGCGCCGGCGATCAGGTTCTCCTCCGTCGTCAGGTGCTCGAACACGCGGCGGCCCTCGAAGACCTGCACGACCCCGCGCTGGACGATCTCGTGGGGCGGCAGCCGGTCCACGCGCTCGCCGTGGAACTCGATCGAGCCCTTGGTCACCTCCCCGCGCTCGGACCGCAGCAGGCCGGAGATGGCCTTGAGCGTCGTGCTCTTGCCGGCGCCGTTGGCGCCCAGCAGCGTGGTGATGCCCCCCTCCCGGACGTTGAGTGACACCCCCTTGAGCACGAGGATGACGCCGTCGTAGATGACCTCGATGTTGTTCAACGCCAACATGGTCCTGCCCGGCGCCTACTTCTTCACCGCCGCTTCCCTGACCAGCTTCGAGACGACCTCCGGGTACGCTTTGAACCAGTCGGTCGCCCGCACCCATTTGCCGCCTCTCACCTGCCACACCTGCACCCAGCCGCCCCCCTCGTGGTCGTTGGGCGTGACCTCCAGCGGGGGCACCAGGCCCTCGAGCGTGAAGCCCTTGATCCGCTCGAAGCCGGCCTTCACGTCGGCCCCGGCGATCCGGCCGTCGGGCTTGGCCTTGACCGCGTTCCGGATCGCCTCGACGTGGAGCGCCGCGATGAGCACGCCGCGGTTGTAGTAGACGGTGGAGTCCATCTCCTTCGGCGGCTGCTTGCCCTCCTTCCGGTACAGCTCGCGGATCTCTTGGAGGACCCGAAAGCCGGTCCCCACCCCCGCGAACTGCAGCCCGTAGTAACCCTCGGCCACCGCCGCGCCGCCGGCCGCGTCGACATCGGCCTCGGCGGCCCCCCACACGAACGAGACGACCTTGCGCAGCGGGTACCCGACGCGCTTGAGTTCCTTGATCGATACCGACGGCGACCGGCCGAACAGGTGCGCGATCACGAAGTCGGCGCGGAAGCGCTGAGCGATGTCGAGCACCTGGGCGCCCATCTCCACACCCGGCGGCGGCACCGCGAAGATCTTGAGCTGAAAGCCCTCTCGGGACGCCAGCTCCTCGAAGGCCGGGATGGGCTCCCGGCCGGCCGGGTTGTCGAAGAACAGGAAGGCGATCTTCTTGCCCTGGAGACCGCCGAGCTGGTCCTTCACGAATTTCACCGCGGCCGTGGCCTGCGACCAATAGGTCGCGGCGATGGGGAAGATGTAGGGATACCGCGTGCCGTCCGCGGCGTCGGCCCGCCCGAAGCCGGGCGAGGTCCCGGGGATCCGGTCCTCGGTGAGCTTCTGGGTGAGGGCATAGGTCTGGGGGGTGCCGTAGAGCATGATGGAGACCGCACCCTCCTTCTTGTGCCGCTCGTAGGCCTCGACCGCGGGCGGCACCTTGTACTCGTGGTCGATCTCCACCGCCCGGATCTTGTGTCCGTCCACCCCGCCCTTGGCGTTCACGAGTCTGACGTAGTCGTGGATCCCCGGGCAGATCACGACGCCGATCGTCTGGGTCGCGCCCGTCCGGTCGCACTGGAGGCCGACGACGATCTCATGGTCCGCTTGGGCGGAGGCGACGACCGCCAGCGTCACTCCGAAAGCGACCGCGATCGCCGTCAGAATCCCGAGACATGTCTTCATGGCCGCTCTCCTCCCCTACTTCTTCGCTCCGGCTTCTTTGATGTGCTTGGCGACGACGTCCTGGTACGCCTTGTACCAGTCCGTCACCCTCGCGAACTTGCCGCCCTTCACCTGCCAGATCTGCACCCAGCCTCCGCCCTCATGATCGTTCGGCGTGATCTCGAGCGGCGGGAGCAAGCCCCCCAGCGTGAAGCCCTTGATCTTCTCGAAGCCGGCCTTCACGTCGGCGCCGGTGACCTTGCCGTCGGGCTTGGCCTTGAGCGCGTTGCGAACCGCTTCGACGGCCACCGCCGCCCACATGACACCGCGGTTGTAGTAGACAGTGGAGGCCATCTCCTTGGAGGGCTCCTTGCCTTCCTTCCTGTACATCTCGCGAATCTCGGTGAGGACCGGGAAGTCCGTGCCGACCCCGGCGTACTGCATCGTGTGATACCCCTCGGCCACGCCGAAGCCCCCCGCGGCCTCGATGTCCGCCTCGGCCGAGCCCCACACGAACGAGACGACCTTGCGCAGCGGATAGCCGACGCGCTTGAGCTCCTTGATCGACACCGACGGCGACCGGCCGAACAGGTGCGCGATCACGAAGTCGGCCCGGTAGCGCTGGGCGATGTCGAGCACCTGCGCGCCCATCTCCACGCCCGGCGGCGGTACCGCGAAGGTCCTGAGCTGGAAGCCCTCCCGGGCGGCCAGATCCTCGAGCACGGGGATGGGCTCCCGGCCGGCCGGATTGTCGAAGAACAGGAAGGCGATCTTCTTGCCCTTGAGGCCACCCATCTGCTTCCTGGCGAAATCGACCGCCGCGCCCGCCTGCGACCAGTAGGACGCGGCGAGGGGGAAGACGTAAGGATACCGGGTGCCGTCCGTGGCGTCGGCGCGCCCGAAGCCCGGCGAGGTGCCGGGGATGTGGTCCTCCGTGAGCTTCTGCGTGAGCGCGTAGGTGTGCGGCGTGCCGTAGAGGCTGATGACCACGGCGCCTTCCTTCTTGTGGCGCTCGTAGGCCTCCACCCCTTGCGGCACCTTGTACTCGTGGTCGATCTCGACCGCCCGGATCTTGTGCCCGTCCACCCCGCCCTTGGCGTTGACCAGCCTGACGTAGTCGTGATAGCCGGGGCACAGGTGCACGCCCACCGTCTGGGTGGCGCCGGTGCGGTCGCACTGCAGACCCAGCACGATCTCGTGGCTCGCCGCCGCCCACCCGGGGCTCCCCAGCGTCACCGCGCTCATCATCAACAACCCGATCGGGATCGCCAGCCAACGCTTCATTCCCGCTCTCCTTTCATCGCGCACGCTCAGTACGCGAAGGGCCACACTCGAAAGTAGTTGCGGATGTTCCGCCACAGGCGGTTGAGCCCTTCCGGCTCCACGACGAGGAAGAAGACGATGAGGGCGCCGAAGAGGATCAGGCGCAGGTTGGGGATGGTGTTGAGCACCGCCTGGGGCGAGAGCACGAGGCTGCCGAAGGCCTCCATGGCGTAACGGATCAGGATCGGCAGCAGCGTCACGAAGATCGCCCCGAAGATCGAGCCCAGCACGGAGCCGAGACCGCCGATGATGATCATGGCCAGATAATCGATGGAGGTCACGATCTGGAACTGCTCGTAGTTCGCGATCCCCAGGTAGTACGTGTAGAGCACCCCGGTGACGCCGGCGTAGAACGAGGAGATGGCGAAGGCGGTCAGCTTGTAGCGGAAGATGTTGATCCCGATCAGCTCCGCCGCGATGTCGTGATCGCGGATGGCGACGAACGCCCGCCCCACCCGGCTGCGCATGAGGTTGAGGGTGCCGGTGATGGCGATCACGACGAAGACCAGCAGGAAGAAGTACATCTCGCGCTGGGAGGCGATTTCGAACCCGCCCAGGCGCGGCCGCGGGACCTCGATCGAAGCCTGGACGCCCCCGCTGATCCAGGTGACGTGGTTGATCGTCCACTCGATGATGAGCTGCCCCGCCAGCGTCGCAATCGCCAGGTACAGGCCCTTGATGCGGAGGGACGGGATGCCGACGACGGTGCCCACCAGGGCGGCCATGAGCCCGCCCAGCGGGAGCGACAGCCAGAAGGGCAAGTCGAGCCGGGTGGCGAAGTTGGCGGCGGTGTAGGCGCCGACCGACATGAAGGCGCCGTGGCCGATCGAGATCTGCCCCGTGTACCCGACCAGGATGTTGAGCCCCAGGGCGCCCACCACCGCGATGGAGACGAGATTCACGATGCTGAGGTAGTACTCGTGGACGCTGAACGGCAGCACCACGAAGAAGAGCGCCGCCACCACGCCCACCGCCCAGCGGGCGATCGGCAGCGGATAGAGCGCCATGTCGGCTTCGTACGTCGTCTTCAGCACCCCGCACTCCCGATGAATCATGCGCTGCCGCCCGGGCAGGATATGGCGGACGAGGGGTGGCGGTCCGCGGCGTGGGGCTGGGGGGTGACGGGGGAGCGCACGTGGCATGCGGGATGGGGTTGCCGGGTGGCGGGGGAGCGGCTTCCGTCCGCCAGCAGCGCGTGGCACCTCGAGCGGAACGCGCGGGAAATCACGCCGGACGCGGGGGGGCGATTCGCCGCCCCCGCAACGCAAGCCACCAACAGCGATGCCGGACGGGAGCCGCGACCCCGCCAGGACCCGCCAATCCCCTCCCGACGTGCCGCGTGCGTTCGCACCGTCATACCCGCTCGATGATCTGCTTGCCGAAGATCCCGTAGGGGCGGATCATCAGCGCCAGGATCATCAGGACGTAGGGCGCGAAGTCCTTGGTGCCCCCGCCGACCCAGGGGTCGACGTAGCCCGCCGCCACGTTCTCCACGATCCCGATGATCAGGCCGCCGATGATCGCGCCCGGGATCGAGTCCAGCCCACCCAGGATCACCACCGGGAAGACCTTGAAGCCGACCAGCGCGAGGTGGACGTCCACGCCGAGCAGGTTGCCCCAGACGACGCCGCCCAGGGCGGAGACGATGCCCGTCATCGCCCAGGCCAGCGCGAAGTAGCGCTCCACGTTGACGCCCATCGCCATGGCCACCTGCTGGCTGTCGGCGACGGCGCGCATCGCGATGCCCTGGCGGGACCGGAGGAAGAACCAGCCGAAGATGGCCAGGAAGAGCAGGCTGACGGCGGCGCCCAGGAGCTGGATCGGCGGGATGAAGAGCGGGCCCCACACGATGGGCTCGTCGGGGATGGGCAGCGCCAGCGGCTTCGTCTCGGCGCCCCACATCAGCGGCCCGAAGCCCCGGAGGATGGCGGCCAGGCCGATCGTCGCCATGATCACGGCCACGATGGGCCGCCCGATCAGCGGGCGCAGCATGGCGCGCTCGAGCCCGAAGCCGAACGCGATCATCAGCGCCAGGGCCAGCGCGACGGCCAGCCACAGCGGCGCGCCGTACGCTCCCAGGGCCACCGCGACCATGAAGCCGGCGATCATGACGAACTCGCCCTGGGCGAAGTTGATGGCGTCGGTCGCCTTGTAGACCAGGACGAACCCCAGGGCGATCAGGGAGTACATGAGACCGATCAGCACGCCGTTGGAGATGAGGAGCCCGAAGAACTGCCAATCAAACATGGTTTTGCGCAGCCGCAGGGCGTCCACGCCCGAAGCGAGCCTCTGACGCGTCGGCCGCCCCCTCGACGTCGTCGACGCGAACACGCGCCTGGACCGTCCCCTGCCGTCCGTCCTCGTAGGTGATGGCCGTGGCCATCGCCACCTCGTCCCGGCCGGCATAGAAGGCGTCGACGATCGCCGCGTACTTCTCGGCGATGAAGCGGCGCCGCAGCTTGCGCGTCCGCGTGATCTCGGCGTCGTCGGGGTCGAGATCCTTGGGCAGGAGGAGGAAGCGCCGGATCTTGGTCGATTCCGGCAGGGTGGCGTTGCACTTGCGGATCTCCTCCCGGATCAGCGCGCGCACCTCCGGCTTCTGGCTGAGGTCCATGTAGCTCGTGTAGGCGATCGAGCGCCGCTCGGCCCAGTTGCCCACGGTGTTGAGGTCGATGGCGACCATCGCCGCCACGTACGGCCGGTCGTGGCCGAAGGCGACCGCCTCTCGGATGTAGGGGCTGAACTTCAGCTTGTTCTCGATGAACTGCGGCGCGAACGGCGCCCCGGCGGCCAGCGCGCCCACGTCCTTGACCCGGTCGATGATGACCAGATGCCCGCGCGGGTCGAGGAACCCGGCGTCGCCGGTGTGGAACCAGCCCTCGGCGTCGATCACCTCGCGCGTCGCCTCCTCGGCCTTGAAGTAGCCGCGGAAGACGCCGGCGCTCCGGATGAGGACCTCGCCCTTGTCGCCGATCTTCACCTCGATGCCCGGGCACGGGCGGCCCACCGTGGTGGGGTTGGCTTCCGCGTCGGGCTGGAGGGAAACCAGCGCGCTCACCTCGGTGGAGCCGTAGACCTGCTTGAGGTTGACGCCGAAGGAGCGGAAGAAGCGGAACGTTTCGGCGCCCAGCGGCGCGCCCCCGGTGTAGGCCCAGCGGGCCATGCCCAGGCCCAGCTGGTCGCGCACGGGGCCGTACACGAAGAACTCGCCCAGCCCGTAGGCCAGGCGGAGCCCCGGCGGCACCGGCTTGCCGTCGGCGCGGAGCGTCTCCACGCGCTCGGCCACCGCCCGGAATCGCTCGAAGATCCACCGCTTGAGGAGCGTCGCATCGGCGGCGCGCACCTGCAGCGAGGTCAACATGTTCTCCCAGATGCGCGGCGGTGCCAGCACGGTCGTCGGTCCCAGCTCGCGCAGATCGCGCTGGACCGTCTCGGGGCTCTCCGGGCAGTTGCACGCAAAGCCCACGGTGAGGCTCAAGGCCAGCGAGTAGATGCAGTCACCGATCCACGCCATCGGCAGGTACGACAGCCATTCGTCGGTGGGGCGGATGTCCTCCGTCCTGGTGAAGGTGCGGGCCGTCTCGATGGCGTTCCGATGCGTGAGCATGACCCCCTTGGGATCGCCGGTGGTCCCGGAGGTGTAGCAGATCGTCGCGACGTCGTCCGGCTGGCCCCGGGCCAGCTCCGCCTCGAAGGAGCCGGGATGCGCGGCGCCGAACTTCCGCCCCAGCTCCTCCACCTCGGCGACGGAGCGGAGCCAGTCGAAGCGGTAGGCGGCCATGCCGCGCGGGTCGTCGTAGATCACGCGACGGAGGGCGGGCAGCTCGTCGCGGAGCGCCACGACCTTGTCCACCTGCTCCTGATCCTCGGCGACGATGACCGAGACCTCGGCGTGGTTCCAAACGTAGGCCAGCTCCTTGGCGATGGAGTCCTGATAGACGGGCACGGCGACGCCGCCCAGCGCCTGGGCGGCGAGCTGGGCCCAGTACAGCCGCGGGCGGTTATCGCCGATCACCGAGAGCTTCTCGTCCCGCGTGAACCCGAGCGCGGCCAGCCCCAGGGCGAAGTCGTGCACGTGGTCGCGGTATTCCCGCCACGTGTACGGCTGCCAGATGCCGCGGTCCTTCTCCCGGATGGCCGTCTTCGCGCCGTACTGCTCGGCGTTCCGCAGCAGCAGTCGGGGCAGCGTGTCCGGCTCAGCCACCCTTGCCCTCCCCCCAGTCACGCACGGCGTGACTCTCCCAAATAGGCCTTGATCACGAGCGGGTTCGCCCGTACCTCGTCGGGCTTGCCCTCGGCGATCTTCTGGCCCATGTCGAGCACGGCCACCCGGTCGGAGATGTCCATGACCACGCCCATGTCGTGCTCGATCAGGATGGTGGTCGTGCCCCACTCCTCGTTGACGTCGAGGATGAAGCGCGCCATGTCCTCCTTCTCTTCCTGGTTCATGCCGCCCATGGGCTCGTCGAGCAGCAGGATCTTGGGATCGAGCGCCAGCGCGCGTCCCAACTCCACCCGTTTCTGGAGCCCGTAGGGCAGCGAGCCCGTCGGGCGCCGGCGCAGGTCCTGGATCTTCAGGAAGTCGATGATGTCCTCGACCCGCCGGCGGTGGACGACCTCCTCCCGCTGGGCCAGCCCCCAGTAGGCGACCGACGCCAGCACGCCCGATTTCATGTGGACGTGCCGGCCCAGCATGAGGTTGTCGAGCACCGTCATGCCCTTGAAGAGCGCGATGTTCTGGAAGGTCCGCGCCACGCCCAGCTCGGCGATCCG
It contains:
- a CDS encoding group 1 truncated hemoglobin, translating into MTRGSVKGLVLLMLVAGLGACATTAPSEPSLYKRLGGREGIALVVDDFVANVVADDRINARFKSLPPPAVFRLKSNLADQICEAAGGPCSYVGRDMKTAHRGMNVTEIEWNATVQALVKALDKHRVAERDKRELLGLLGSMKQSIVGQ
- a CDS encoding AMP-binding protein yields the protein MAEPDTLPRLLLRNAEQYGAKTAIREKDRGIWQPYTWREYRDHVHDFALGLAALGFTRDEKLSVIGDNRPRLYWAQLAAQALGGVAVPVYQDSIAKELAYVWNHAEVSVIVAEDQEQVDKVVALRDELPALRRVIYDDPRGMAAYRFDWLRSVAEVEELGRKFGAAHPGSFEAELARGQPDDVATICYTSGTTGDPKGVMLTHRNAIETARTFTRTEDIRPTDEWLSYLPMAWIGDCIYSLALSLTVGFACNCPESPETVQRDLRELGPTTVLAPPRIWENMLTSLQVRAADATLLKRWIFERFRAVAERVETLRADGKPVPPGLRLAYGLGEFFVYGPVRDQLGLGMARWAYTGGAPLGAETFRFFRSFGVNLKQVYGSTEVSALVSLQPDAEANPTTVGRPCPGIEVKIGDKGEVLIRSAGVFRGYFKAEEATREVIDAEGWFHTGDAGFLDPRGHLVIIDRVKDVGALAAGAPFAPQFIENKLKFSPYIREAVAFGHDRPYVAAMVAIDLNTVGNWAERRSIAYTSYMDLSQKPEVRALIREEIRKCNATLPESTKIRRFLLLPKDLDPDDAEITRTRKLRRRFIAEKYAAIVDAFYAGRDEVAMATAITYEDGRQGTVQARVRVDDVEGAADASEARFGRGRPAAAQNHV
- a CDS encoding ABC transporter substrate-binding protein, whose product is MKTCLGILTAIAVAFGVTLAVVASAQADHEIVVGLQCDRTGATQTIGVVICPGIHDYVRLVNAKGGVDGHKIRAVEIDHEYKVPPAVEAYERHKKEGAVSIMLYGTPQTYALTQKLTEDRIPGTSPGFGRADAADGTRYPYIFPIAATYWSQATAAVKFVKDQLGGLQGKKIAFLFFDNPAGREPIPAFEELASREGFQLKIFAVPPPGVEMGAQVLDIAQRFRADFVIAHLFGRSPSVSIKELKRVGYPLRKVVSFVWGAAEADVDAAGGAAVAEGYYGLQFAGVGTGFRVLQEIRELYRKEGKQPPKEMDSTVYYNRGVLIAALHVEAIRNAVKAKPDGRIAGADVKAGFERIKGFTLEGLVPPLEVTPNDHEGGGWVQVWQVRGGKWVRATDWFKAYPEVVSKLVREAAVKK
- a CDS encoding AMP-binding protein, which encodes MNKVDRRAGYWNREKETMSPAARQRYQARWLARLLEHAGDKAPGVRRRLERAGLRPADVRGVDDLARLPVIKKSEMPELQKADPPFGGFCTVPLGKVRRIFVSPGPILEPMGPELSAWHGETCLYAGGFRPGDVVINTFLYHLVPAAHELDEALHLIGCTVVPTGVGNTDTQVTVAMAVRATGYVGTPSFLMTVLTRAKEMGVGRLPFQVAQVGAEPLPESLRRQVEEEHGVLTRQGFGTADLGFVAYECPEKSGMHLVEDAIVQVCNPQTGEPLPHGQIGELVATVDNHTYPMIRFGTGDLTVIDDAPCPCGRTAARMLGWRGRADEVTKVRGMFIHPRQADEVAARASGLARYQVVVGREGHQDTLTFRVELAGGASAEAVTRALEAAIRDVMKLRGAVEIVAAGIIPENAKKITDERKWT
- a CDS encoding ABC transporter ATP-binding protein; this encodes MMSSQLEIREVSKAFGGVQAVARVSLEVPRSEILSVIGPNGAGKTTLLNMINGFYHPDSGRIALDGADVTRHHPSRIAELGVARTFQNIALFKGMTVLDNLMLGRHVHMKSGVLASVAYWGLAQREEVVHRRRVEDIIDFLKIQDLRRRPTGSLPYGLQKRVELGRALALDPKILLLDEPMGGMNQEEKEDMARFILDVNEEWGTTTILIEHDMGVVMDISDRVAVLDMGQKIAEGKPDEVRANPLVIKAYLGESRRA
- a CDS encoding branched-chain amino acid ABC transporter permease, producing MFDWQFFGLLISNGVLIGLMYSLIALGFVLVYKATDAINFAQGEFVMIAGFMVAVALGAYGAPLWLAVALALALMIAFGFGLERAMLRPLIGRPIVAVIMATIGLAAILRGFGPLMWGAETKPLALPIPDEPIVWGPLFIPPIQLLGAAVSLLFLAIFGWFFLRSRQGIAMRAVADSQQVAMAMGVNVERYFALAWAMTGIVSALGGVVWGNLLGVDVHLALVGFKVFPVVILGGLDSIPGAIIGGLIIGIVENVAAGYVDPWVGGGTKDFAPYVLMILALMIRPYGIFGKQIIERV
- a CDS encoding PfkB family carbohydrate kinase, producing MMAPDFVAVGHLTLDRFGDVTRPGGAALFAAVTADRLGLSAGILTSHGEDFPLDAIPPQIEVISVPAPHTTVFEHRREAGRRRLRLVTSAPPISPADVPPDWLDAELVLLAPVFGEVDPAFARTFTEATLAVEAQGWLRAAGPAGEVTPQPWTPPRELLNRLLALFVSAEDVRGQESSLTEWLQRLPLAAVTAGRAGALLYVSGERFEVRARPSREVDSTGAGDVFAAAFLASYRLDGDAWQAAAAAACAAALSVEGEGWSTVPDLAALEEALGEYRARE
- a CDS encoding branched-chain amino acid ABC transporter permease, yielding MIHRECGVLKTTYEADMALYPLPIARWAVGVVAALFFVVLPFSVHEYYLSIVNLVSIAVVGALGLNILVGYTGQISIGHGAFMSVGAYTAANFATRLDLPFWLSLPLGGLMAALVGTVVGIPSLRIKGLYLAIATLAGQLIIEWTINHVTWISGGVQASIEVPRPRLGGFEIASQREMYFFLLVFVVIAITGTLNLMRSRVGRAFVAIRDHDIAAELIGINIFRYKLTAFAISSFYAGVTGVLYTYYLGIANYEQFQIVTSIDYLAMIIIGGLGSVLGSIFGAIFVTLLPILIRYAMEAFGSLVLSPQAVLNTIPNLRLILFGALIVFFLVVEPEGLNRLWRNIRNYFRVWPFAY
- a CDS encoding ABC transporter substrate-binding protein; this encodes MKRWLAIPIGLLMMSAVTLGSPGWAAASHEIVLGLQCDRTGATQTVGVHLCPGYHDYVRLVNAKGGVDGHKIRAVEIDHEYKVPQGVEAYERHKKEGAVVISLYGTPHTYALTQKLTEDHIPGTSPGFGRADATDGTRYPYVFPLAASYWSQAGAAVDFARKQMGGLKGKKIAFLFFDNPAGREPIPVLEDLAAREGFQLRTFAVPPPGVEMGAQVLDIAQRYRADFVIAHLFGRSPSVSIKELKRVGYPLRKVVSFVWGSAEADIEAAGGFGVAEGYHTMQYAGVGTDFPVLTEIREMYRKEGKEPSKEMASTVYYNRGVMWAAVAVEAVRNALKAKPDGKVTGADVKAGFEKIKGFTLGGLLPPLEITPNDHEGGGWVQIWQVKGGKFARVTDWYKAYQDVVAKHIKEAGAKK
- a CDS encoding ABC transporter ATP-binding protein, yielding MLALNNIEVIYDGVILVLKGVSLNVREGGITTLLGANGAGKSTTLKAISGLLRSERGEVTKGSIEFHGERVDRLPPHEIVQRGVVQVFEGRRVFEHLTTEENLIAGAHVVSDVRRVREEIERVYEYFPLLQKRRAVQAGYLSGGEQQMLVIGRALMSRPRVMLLDEPSLGLAPMLVEEIFGIVQRLNREERLTVLLVEQNATLALTIAEHGYVMENGRIVLEGSADALRENADIKEFYLGLTEVGARKSYRDVKHYKRRKRWLS